A single window of Aythya fuligula isolate bAytFul2 chromosome Z, bAytFul2.pri, whole genome shotgun sequence DNA harbors:
- the LOC116501106 gene encoding general transcription factor IIH subunit 2 isoform X1 produces MDEEPERTKRWEGGYERTWEILKEDESGSLKATIEDILFKAKRKRLHEHHGQVRLGMMRHLYVVVDGSRTMEDQDLKPNRLTCTLKLLEYFVEEYFDQNPISQMGLIVTKSKRAEKMTELSGNSKKHITALKKAVDMNCHGEPSLYNSLNLAMQTLKHMPGHTSREVLIVFSSLTTCDPTNIYDLIKCLKAVKIRVSIIGLSAEVRVCTVLARETGGTYHVILDECHYKELLMHHVSPPPASSSSECSLIRMGFPQHTIASLSDQDAKPSFSMAQLENNSEPGLTLGGYFCPQCRAKYSELPVECKICGLTLVSAPHLARSYHHLFPLDAFQEMPLEEYQGERYCQGCHGEIKDQNVSMLNCIATCIEIQKTSRDNPIDYFSEGQKNTWGSFSHVIVFCYSQTIVAVL; encoded by the exons atggaTGAGGAGCCCGAAAGGACCAAGCGCTGGGAAGGAGGCTACGAGAGAACATG GGAGATCCTGAAGGAGGACGAGTCGGGATCGCTGAAGGCGACCATCGAGGACATCCTGTTCAAGGCGAAGAGGAAAAG ACTCCACGAACACCATGGACAAGTTCGACTGGGAATG ATGCGTCACCTTTATGTGGTTGTTGATGGATCAAGGACTATGGAGGACCAGgatttaaaaccaaacagaCTCACCTGCACTTTGAAG TTACTGGAATATTTTGTTGAAGAGTACTTTGACCAAAATCCTATTAGTCAG ATGGGCTTAATTGTAACCAAGAgtaaaagagctgaaaaaatgaCAGAACTTTCAG GTAACTCAAAAAAGCACATAACTGCTCTGAAGAAAGCAGTGGATATGAACTGCCATGGAGAGCCGTCTCTTTATAATTCCCTAAATTTGGCCATGCAGACTTTAAA GCACATGCCAGGACATACAAGCAGAGAGGTTTTGATAGTCTTCAGCAGTCTGACAACATGTGATCCAACCAACATCTATGATCTAATTAAG TGTTTAAAAGCAGTTAAGATCAGAGTGTCTATCATTGGTCTAAGTGCTGAAGTTCGAGTTTGTACAGTACTTGCCCGGGAAACTGGTG GAACATACCATGTTATTTTAGATGAATGTCATTATAAGGAACTGCTAATGCATCATGTTAGTCCTCCACCTGCCAGTTCAAGTTCTGAGTGCTCCCTTATTCGAATGG gttttcctCAGCACACTATTGCTTCCCTGTCTGATCAAGATGCAAAGCCATCCTTTAGCATGGC GCAATTGGAAAACAACAGTGAGCCAGGTCTTACACTGGGTGGGTACTTTTGTCCCCAGTGCAGAGCAAAATACTCTGAACTTCCTGTGGAATGCAAAATCTGTG gtCTTACATTAGTGTCTGCACCTCATCTGGCTCGATCTTACCATCACTTGTTCCCTTTGGATGCCTTTCAGGAAATGCCACTGGAAGAATATCAGGGAGAAAG GTACTGTCAAGGCTGCCATGGAGAAATCAAAGATCAAAATGTAAGTATGTTGAACTGCATTGCAACTTGCATTGAGATACAGAAGACAAGTAGAGATAATCCTATTGACTATTTTTCTGAAGGCCAGAAAAATACTTGGGGAAGTTTTTCTCATGTCATAGTTTTCTGTTATAGTCAGACAATTGTTGCTGTACTGTAG
- the LOC116501106 gene encoding general transcription factor IIH subunit 2 isoform X2 translates to MDEEPERTKRWEGGYERTWEILKEDESGSLKATIEDILFKAKRKRLHEHHGQVRLGMMRHLYVVVDGSRTMEDQDLKPNRLTCTLKLLEYFVEEYFDQNPISQMGLIVTKSKRAEKMTELSGNSKKHITALKKAVDMNCHGEPSLYNSLNLAMQTLKHMPGHTSREVLIVFSSLTTCDPTNIYDLIKCLKAVKIRVSIIGLSAEVRVCTVLARETGGTYHVILDECHYKELLMHHVSPPPASSSSECSLIRMGFPQHTIASLSDQDAKPSFSMAQLENNSEPGLTLGGYFCPQCRAKYSELPVECKICGLTLVSAPHLARSYHHLFPLDAFQEMPLEEYQGERYCQGCHGEIKDQNVYICKVCQNAFCVECDVFVHDSLHCCPGCIHEHPAPISV, encoded by the exons atggaTGAGGAGCCCGAAAGGACCAAGCGCTGGGAAGGAGGCTACGAGAGAACATG GGAGATCCTGAAGGAGGACGAGTCGGGATCGCTGAAGGCGACCATCGAGGACATCCTGTTCAAGGCGAAGAGGAAAAG ACTCCACGAACACCATGGACAAGTTCGACTGGGAATG ATGCGTCACCTTTATGTGGTTGTTGATGGATCAAGGACTATGGAGGACCAGgatttaaaaccaaacagaCTCACCTGCACTTTGAAG TTACTGGAATATTTTGTTGAAGAGTACTTTGACCAAAATCCTATTAGTCAG ATGGGCTTAATTGTAACCAAGAgtaaaagagctgaaaaaatgaCAGAACTTTCAG GTAACTCAAAAAAGCACATAACTGCTCTGAAGAAAGCAGTGGATATGAACTGCCATGGAGAGCCGTCTCTTTATAATTCCCTAAATTTGGCCATGCAGACTTTAAA GCACATGCCAGGACATACAAGCAGAGAGGTTTTGATAGTCTTCAGCAGTCTGACAACATGTGATCCAACCAACATCTATGATCTAATTAAG TGTTTAAAAGCAGTTAAGATCAGAGTGTCTATCATTGGTCTAAGTGCTGAAGTTCGAGTTTGTACAGTACTTGCCCGGGAAACTGGTG GAACATACCATGTTATTTTAGATGAATGTCATTATAAGGAACTGCTAATGCATCATGTTAGTCCTCCACCTGCCAGTTCAAGTTCTGAGTGCTCCCTTATTCGAATGG gttttcctCAGCACACTATTGCTTCCCTGTCTGATCAAGATGCAAAGCCATCCTTTAGCATGGC GCAATTGGAAAACAACAGTGAGCCAGGTCTTACACTGGGTGGGTACTTTTGTCCCCAGTGCAGAGCAAAATACTCTGAACTTCCTGTGGAATGCAAAATCTGTG gtCTTACATTAGTGTCTGCACCTCATCTGGCTCGATCTTACCATCACTTGTTCCCTTTGGATGCCTTTCAGGAAATGCCACTGGAAGAATATCAGGGAGAAAG GTACTGTCAAGGCTGCCATGGAGAAATCAAAGATCAAAAT GTTTATATATGTAAAGTATGCCAGAATGCATTTTGTGTGGAGTGTGATGTGTTTGTTCACGATTCTCTGCACTGCTGTCCTGGCTGTATTCATGAGCACCCTGCTCCCATATCTGTATGA
- the LOC116500824 gene encoding survival of motor neuron protein-like isoform X1, with protein MSERVLFRRGTGQSDDSDVWDDTALIKAYDKAVASFKSALRNGECAQPADKQEQRPGMKRKNNKKNRNRKQSSALQWKVGDSCNAVWSEDGNVYLATIVSINQKRGTCVVTYDGYGNKEEQNLSDLLLPANDETNENETPYSTDESEKSFQSPQNKNNCTKARFSPQNFRFPIPPAAPSLGRSGSKLRTPPPFLSCWPPPFPAGPPLIPPPPPMGPDSPEDDEALGSMLIAWYMSGYHTGYYLGLKQSRMEAALERESYTK; from the exons ATGTCGGAGCGCGTGCTGTTCCGGCGCGGCACCGGGCAG AGCGACGACTCGGACGTGTGGGACGACACGGCCCTCATCAAGGCGTACGACAAGGCGGTGGCGTCCTTCAAG AGCGCCCTGAGGAATGGGGAGTGCGCCCAGCCCGCGGACAAGCAGGAGCAGCGGCCcgggatgaagaggaagaacaacaagaagaacaggaacagaaagcagagcagcgCCCTGCAG TGGAAAGTTGGTGACAGCTGCAACGCGGTTTGGTCCGAGGACGGCAACGTGTACCTGGCCACCATCGTCTCCATAAACCAGAAGAGGGGCACGTGTGTCGTTACGTACGACGGATACGGGAACAAGGAGGAGCAGAACCTCTCCGATCTACTTCTTCCAGCCAACGACGAAACG AATGAAAACGAGACTCCATATTCAACAGATGAAAGTGAAAAATCTTTCCAGTCacctcaaaacaaaaacaactgcacAAAGGCAAGATTCTCTCCCCAGAACTTCCGTTTTCCCAtaccaccagcagcccccagcctgggaAGG TCTGGATCAAAACTCAGAACACCTCCGCCATTCTTATCTTGCTGGCCTCCACCCTTTCCAGCAGGACCACCA CTgattcctcctccaccacctaTGGGGCCAGATTCTCCTGAGGATGATGAAGCATTGGGAAGCATGTTGATAGCCTGGTACATGAGTGGTTATCACACTGGCTATTACCTG GGTTTAAAACAGAGTCGAATGGAAGCAGCCCTGGAGAGAGAATCCTAtacaaaataa
- the LOC116500824 gene encoding survival of motor neuron protein-like isoform X2, which yields MSERVLFRRGTGQSDDSDVWDDTALIKAYDKAVASFKWKVGDSCNAVWSEDGNVYLATIVSINQKRGTCVVTYDGYGNKEEQNLSDLLLPANDETNENETPYSTDESEKSFQSPQNKNNCTKARFSPQNFRFPIPPAAPSLGRSGSKLRTPPPFLSCWPPPFPAGPPLIPPPPPMGPDSPEDDEALGSMLIAWYMSGYHTGYYLGLKQSRMEAALERESYTK from the exons ATGTCGGAGCGCGTGCTGTTCCGGCGCGGCACCGGGCAG AGCGACGACTCGGACGTGTGGGACGACACGGCCCTCATCAAGGCGTACGACAAGGCGGTGGCGTCCTTCAAG TGGAAAGTTGGTGACAGCTGCAACGCGGTTTGGTCCGAGGACGGCAACGTGTACCTGGCCACCATCGTCTCCATAAACCAGAAGAGGGGCACGTGTGTCGTTACGTACGACGGATACGGGAACAAGGAGGAGCAGAACCTCTCCGATCTACTTCTTCCAGCCAACGACGAAACG AATGAAAACGAGACTCCATATTCAACAGATGAAAGTGAAAAATCTTTCCAGTCacctcaaaacaaaaacaactgcacAAAGGCAAGATTCTCTCCCCAGAACTTCCGTTTTCCCAtaccaccagcagcccccagcctgggaAGG TCTGGATCAAAACTCAGAACACCTCCGCCATTCTTATCTTGCTGGCCTCCACCCTTTCCAGCAGGACCACCA CTgattcctcctccaccacctaTGGGGCCAGATTCTCCTGAGGATGATGAAGCATTGGGAAGCATGTTGATAGCCTGGTACATGAGTGGTTATCACACTGGCTATTACCTG GGTTTAAAACAGAGTCGAATGGAAGCAGCCCTGGAGAGAGAATCCTAtacaaaataa
- the LOC116500825 gene encoding small EDRK-rich factor 1, with product MTRGNQRELARQKNLKKTQEIHKGKRKEDSLSASQRKQRDSEIMQQKQKAANERKSLQAEAK from the exons GTGGGAACCAACGTGAACTTGCCCGCCAAAAGAACCTGAAGAAGACTCAGGAAATccacaaagggaaaaggaaagaggataGCTTGTCTGCTtctcagagaaaacagag ggaCTCTGAAATcatgcagcagaaacagaaggcGGCTAACGAAAGGAAGTCTCTGCAGGcagaagcaaaatga